The window CGCGCAGGGCCGAATGCGCTTCGTCCTGGCGCAGCCCATGCAGGTCGATCACCGCTTCGACGCCCTGCTGGCCACGGCGCAATTGCGTGCGCATGCGCCGCTCCAGCGGCACAAGCGGCGGCGGAGCGGGCTTCGTCGGGCGGCCCTTGAGCGCCGGCGCTGGGGAAGGCTGGGTGCTCTCCACTGGCGGGGCCGGCTTTTCCGGGTTCGCTTCCGGCTCGGCTTCGACGGGCGCGCGACCAGCCAGCGGCTTGACCGTACGCGCGACCTGACGCCAGAGCGCGAGTTCCGCTTCGGAGAGGAGCTTGCCACGCCGCCGCATGGCTCAGCGCGGCCAGAGTACGACGAAATCGAAGGGGTGCCGGATCAGGCCGGCACGATGGCCGGCCTCTGCACCGGAGCCGACGAAGAGATCGATCCGGGCCGGGCCGACGATCGCCGTGCCGGTATCCTGGGCCAGGACGAGCCGGGCGAGCTTTTCGCTGCCGCCCTTGCCGTCGGGAATCTCG is drawn from Bosea sp. Tri-49 and contains these coding sequences:
- a CDS encoding Smr/MutS family protein, which encodes MRRRGKLLSEAELALWRQVARTVKPLAGRAPVEAEPEANPEKPAPPVESTQPSPAPALKGRPTKPAPPPLVPLERRMRTQLRRGQQGVEAVIDLHGLRQDEAHSALRGFLRLQQQRGAKLVLVVTGKGIAGDVGYGEERGILRRNVPHWLRLPDLRPLVLGFDEAEQRHGGAGALYIRLRRSRELDR